A region of Osmerus eperlanus chromosome 9, fOsmEpe2.1, whole genome shotgun sequence DNA encodes the following proteins:
- the tgfb3 gene encoding transforming growth factor beta-3 proprotein: MHLGKALLFFLLWNCVTMTLSLSTCTTVDIDHIKKKRVEAIRGQILSKLRLTSPPQTVGPNQVPFQVLALYNSTKELIEELGRDRQQSCGQDNTETEYYAKEIYKFNMINGPSENNDLPYCPKSLTSKVFRFNVSAMEKNSTNLFRAEFRALRVPNPRAQRNEQRIELYQILKPDNPIAKQRYIGGKNVLTKGTPEWISFDVTETVREWLMYRDTNRGLEVSVHCPCHTFSPNGDILDNINEVLEVKFKGVDGDYEDPIRLDMSRLKKQKEQLYPHLILMMLPPHRLDTHTSRRRKRALDTNYCFSNYEENCCVRSLYIDFRQHLGWRWIHEPKGYYANFCSGPCPYLRSADTTHSSLLSLYNTLNPEASASPCCVPQDLEPLTILYYVGRTPKVEQLSNMIVKSCKCS; encoded by the exons ATGCATCTTGGCAAAGCGCTTCTGTTTTTCCTCCTTTGGAACTGTGTGACTATGACGTTGTCACTGTCCACATGCACCACTGTGGACATAGACCACATCAAGAAAAAGAGAGTAGAGGCGATCCGAGGACAGATTCTCAGCAAACTAAGACTGACAAGTCCGCCACAAACGGTGGGTCCAAATCAGGTACCATTTCAGGTGCTGGCCTTGTACAACAGCACGAAGGAACTGATTGAGGAGTTGGGCAGAGACCGACAGCAAAGCTGTGGACAGGATAACACAGAAACCGAGTACTACGCCAAAGAGATTTACAAGTTCAACATGATCAATGGCCCTTCGGAAAACA ATGACCTGCCTTACTGTCCTAAGAGCCTCACCTCCAAGGTGTTCCGCTTCAATGTCTCCGCCATGGAGAAGAACTCCACCAACCTGTTCCGTGCGGAGTTCCGCGCCCTGCGTGTTCCAAACCCCAGAGCCCAGAGGAACGAGCAGAGGATTGAGCTGTACCAG ATTCTCAAACCAGACAACCCCATCGCCAAGCAGCGCTACATCGGAGGCAAGAACGTCCTGACCAAAGGAACACCTGAGTGGATCTCCTTCGACGTCACAGAGACGGTCAGAGAGTGGCTCATGTACCGGG ACACCAACCGGGGTCTGGAAGTGAGCGTGCACTGCCCCTGCCACACCTTCAGTCCCAACGGAGACATCCTCGACAACATCAACGAGGTGCTGGAGGTCAAGTTCAAAG GCGTGGACGGAGACTACGAGGATCCGATCCGCCTGGACATGAGCCGCCTGAAGAAGCAGAAGGAGCAGCTGTACCCCCACCTCATCCTGATGATGCTGCCTCCCCACAGGCTGGACACCCACACCTCCCGCAGGCGCAAGCGGGCGCTCGACACCAACTACTGCTTCTC TAACTATGAAGAGAACTGCTGTGTGCGTTCCCTCTACATTGACTTCCGCCAGCACCTGGGTTGGAGGTGGATCCACGAGCCAAAGGGATACTACGCCAACTTCTGCTCCGGGCCCTGTCCCTACCTGCGCAGCGCCGACACCACACACAGCTCG CTGCTGAGCCTGTATAACACCCTGAACCCCGAGgcgtctgcctctccctgctgcgTGCCCCAGGACCTGGAGCCCCTCACCATCCTCTACTACGTGGGCCGCACCCCCAAGGTGGAGCAGCTCTCCAACATGATCGTCAAGTCCTGCAAGTGCAGCTAG